Below is a window of Besnoitia besnoiti strain Bb-Ger1 chromosome Unknown contig00175, whole genome shotgun sequence DNA.
ttgtatctagttagctcactgcgtacttaggatcagaccaaaagagttcactaatggtactagaaaataggagatcgcgttagttcttgggaaaacgacttccgaaccaccaatatatattggtacaaagaagttaccatatcctccgtacaaagcaggcattaagaacataaagatcatagctaggccatgtatcgttattatcacattataagtagctatcgtctctgtacaaatgatccgcgatccagaactgtataactcaaatcgaataaacaaagacattatagttcctagaatactgaagatgactccggttatgagatacagacaaccaagttctttatgattgcagtacaccaccaccccactggactgcttaagacagctaaaagtgttggatttcaatatcacggtaatcatgtttgcttggaagctgtagtcattataactattgatttagtataagcatagaaccaatccggtagtaagatatacgatagtagctaatctaccatataagatataagtcgcttgtggaatagcactaccaataataatcaagaagatcatactgtatacccaaataattacccatccactgactacatttcgagtcataaaatgttgtcgtatcaacattcgagtattcaaagctcgaatttcagataaaagagctaagttaatgagagaggacataaatactaacaaaccaccggttttggatgggattacttttaacaccgcataatatgctaaaaagtaccattcaggtacgatatgaagcggagttacaaaccggttcactggtatggagttatctgggtgcgataattcgacatagctgtgatgttaaggagcataggagatgctacacgccttaattggtactgcattgatataattatcgtacaagcactcagctagttattgagagacactcacgagcccaaaaccataacttcgtaatctcaatggtttgtgatagaaccataacacaatgatctttacacagttcaaccctgtattataaaatccagtagactcatgtccttgtcgtttatataaatctattaatgcttgtcaagttccttgtatctagttagctcactgcgtacttaggatcagaccaaaagagttcactaatggtactagaaaataggagatcgcgttagttcttggaaaacgacttccgaaccaccaatatatattggtattaccatatcctccgtacaagcactcagctagttattgagagacactcacgagcccaaaccataacttcgtaatctcaatggtttgtgatagaaccataacacaatgatctcacagttcaaccctgtattataaaatccagtagactcatgtccttgtcgtttatataaatctattaatgcttgtcaagttccttgtatctagttagctcactgcgtacttaggatcagaccaaaagagttcactaatggtactagaaaataggagatcgcttagttcttgggaaaacgacttccgaaccaccaatatatattggtacaaagaagttaccatatcctccgtacaaaagcaggcattaagaacataaagatcatagctaggccatgtatcgttattatcacattataagtagctatcgtctctgtacaaatgatccgcgatccagaactgtataactcaaatcgaataaacaaagacattatagttcctagaatactgaagatgactccggttatgagatacagacaaccaagttctttatgattgcagtacaccaccacccactggactgcttaagacagctaaaagtgttggatttcaatatcacggtaatcatgtttgcttggaagctgtagtcattataaactattgatttagtataagcatagaaccaatccggtagtaagatatacgatagtagctaatctaccatataagatataagtcgcttgtggaatagcactaccaataataatcaagaagatcatactgtatacccaaataattacccatccactgactacatttcgagtcataaaatgttgtcgtatcaacattcgagtattcaaagctcgaatttcagataaaagagctaagttaatgagagaggacataaatactaacaaaccaccggttttgggatgggattacttttaacaccgcataatatgctaaaaagtaccattcaggtacgatatgaagcggagttacaaaccggttcactggtatggagttatctgggtgcgataattcaatcaaaccaaaagccgtttgtaagaaaattaaaccaattagataatatggtagatagggaacaaactgtctccagacgttcttaacccagctcacgtattacatctgacggtgaactagcgttcctaactgaatcttgttcaataacaagggagtaatgagccgacatggaggtgctgatacaatccgaggattagaactcccaatattatctgacctgttatccccggcgtaccttacgaccgttatatgatttagagatagaatgtaatgtggattaatatccacatggtttctacaaagtgtagatataaaatagtgaatggttctgtaaagatcttgcataacatacctttagatttgcttagcattatagagcttgtaggcatgtaagtaac
It encodes the following:
- a CDS encoding cytochrome b (encoded by transcript BESB_032420), which translates into the protein MVLGSYVELSHPDNSIPVNRFVTPLHIVPEWYFLAYYAVLKVIPSKTGGLLVFMSSLINLALLSEIRALNTRMLIRQHFMTRNVVSGWVIIWVYSMIFLIIIGSAIPQATYILYGRLATIVYLTTGLVLCLY